A genomic segment from Oncorhynchus keta strain PuntledgeMale-10-30-2019 chromosome 7, Oket_V2, whole genome shotgun sequence encodes:
- the LOC118386168 gene encoding collagen alpha-1(VIII) chain-like → MAVPSLSAPLLVALFHLAVLPLVHAGVYYGHKQHQQHPQQQPQQHQPMPHLSHMGMGSKEQHPQQQWPGKDIPHMQYPHYRKEIPQMPMHMGKEYPRKGVVVNSGQDKGQTIPSGAVGGLPGGLAGEQGPAGPAGPEGPSGPPGPPGVGQPGGEGKPGSAGPPGFPGVGKPGLPGIPGKPGSMGDPGVPGELGPSGGDGHMGQPGPQGPPGPPGLPGIGKPGVGGLPGQPGPKGEPGHKGLPGLPGLPGPKGDKGIGQPGQPGHKGPAGPPGPPGQGGMPGVGKPGMNGISGPPGGPGKPGPPGEQGLAGPAGEGGETGPPGLPGQGKPGQNGLPGQPGMPGGKGHPGPPGLPGKPGLPGFGKPGFPGPKGDKGMGGMPGGPGPKGDKGHGGLPGVIGPPGPIGPAGPLGPMGPPGGLGQPGAKGDAGEGGQKGLPGGQGEPGPPGLHGQNGFLGEVGEPGPRGPAGPVGPQGEGGHKGLPGAPGIPGLSGPKGEGGLPGEKGPQGPKGIPGLGGAGGPIGPPGAPGSKGDSGLPGLPGVEGNGNPGVPGPLGPPGKEGPGGPPGNPGQPGLPGPPGPPGPPTLSPNMGAVLTEMGIPPVLDGVKTTGYGKKGKYGGNSGEVMGNGLEMPAFTALVTTPFPPVGTAVVFDKILYNGRQNYNPQTGVFTCDMPGIYYFAYHVHCKGANVWVALMRNDEPVMYTYDEYKKGFLDQASGSAVLPLQPGDTVYLQLPSDQAAGLYAGQYVHSSFSGYLLYPM, encoded by the exons ATGGCCGTGccttctctctcagcccctctccTCGTGGCTCTGTTTCACCTTGCAGTACTACCTCTCGTTCACGCGGGGGTATACTACGGACACAAGCAGCACCAGCAGCACCCCCAGCAGCAACCCCAGCAGCACCAGCCTATGCCACACCTGTCCCACATGGGCATGGGCAGCAAAGAGCAGCACCCTCAGCAGCAGTGGCCAGGAAAGGACATTCCCCACATGCAGTACCCCCATTACAGAAAAGAGATCCCCCAGATGCCCATGCACATGGGCAAGGAGTACCCCCGCAAAGGTGTGGTAGTCAACAGTGGACAGGACAAAG GTCAGACCATCCCCAGTGGGGCTGTGGGAGGTCTCCCTGGAGGCCTGGCAGGAGAGCAGGGCCCAGCTGGGCCTGCAGGACCTGAGGGACCCTCTGGGCCACCAGGTCCTCCTGGGGTAGGACAGCCAGGAGGTGAAGGAAAACCAGGCTCCGCTGGTCCCCCAGGATTCCCTGGTGTAGGCAAACCAGGACTCCCGGGAATTCCAGGCAAGCCAGGGAGCATGGGAGACCCAGGTGTACCTGGAGAGCTGGGCCCCAGTGGTGGAGACGGTCATATGGGGCAGCCAGGGCCTCAGGGCCCCCCTGGTCCTCCAGGTCTCCCGGGGATAGGAAAACCAGGGGTTGGGGggttaccaggacaaccaggacccaAGGGGGAGCCAGGACATAAGGGCCTACCGGGACTACCAGGATTACCAGGACCCAAGGGTGACAAGGGAATTGGACAGCCAGGACAGCCAGGCCACAAAGGGCCAGCAGGACCCCCTGGACCTCCAGGCCAGGGAGGGATGCCCGGTGTGGGCAAGCCTGGAATGAATGGCATATCGGGGCCACCAGGAGGACCAGGGAAACCAGGCCCTCCTGGAGAGCAGGGGCTGGCTGGACCAGCAGGAGAGGGTGGCGAGACCGGTCCACCAGGGTTGCCAGGCCAGGGAAAACCAGGCCAGAATGGTCTGCCTGGACAACCAGGCATGCCTGGTGGGAAAGGGCACCCAGGCCCTCCAGGTTTGCCAGGGAAGCCTGGATTGCCTGGATTTGGAAAACCAGGATTCCCAGGACCCAAGGGAGATAAAGGGATGGGTGGGATGCCCGGAGGCCCAGGACCAAAGGGAGACAAAGGCCATGGAGGACTTCCAGGTGTGATTGGACCACCTGGGCCAATCGGACCAGCTGGTCCCCTTGGCCCTATGGGACCCCCTGGAGGTCTTGGCCAACCAGGGGCAAAAGGAGATGCTGGAGAGGGAGGGCAAAAGGGGCTGCCAGGTGGCCAGGGTGAGCCTGGTCCTCCTGGACTTCATGGTCAGAATGGCTTCCTTGGAGAGGTAGGAGAGCCAGGGCCAAGGGGTCCCGCTGGGCCTGTAGGACCCCAAGGGGAAGGCGGACACAAAGGGTTACCAGGCGCCCCTGGCATTCCAGGCCTATCTGggccaaagggagagggaggacttCCAGGAGAGAAGGGTCCCCAAGGCCCTAAGGGCATTCCAGGTCTGGGAGGTGCAGGTGGGCCGATCGGACCTCCTGGTGCCCCTGGGTCTAAAGGTGACAGCGGATTACCTGGTCTTCCCGGCGTTGAGGGTAACGGAAACCCAGGTGTCCCTGGTCCTCTTGGACCTCCAGGTAAAGAAGGTCCTGGAGGACCACCAGGAAATCCAGGCCAGCCAGGTCTACCTGGTCCCCCAGGCCCACCCGgaccccccaccctctcccctaaCATGGGAGCAGTCCTCACTGAGATGGGTATTCCTCCTGTGCTGGATGGAGTCAAGACCACCGGCTATGGCAAGAAGGGTAAATATGGAGGAAACAGTGGAGAAGTAATGGGTAACGGCCTGGAGATGCCTGCGTTCACGGCTCTGGTGACCACACCCTTCCCACCAGTGGGCACGGCTGTGGTGTTCGACAAGATCCTGTACAACGGCCGTCAGAACTACAACCCCCAGACAGGCGTGTTTACCTGTGACATGCCCGGGATCTACTACTTTGCCTACCACGTCCACTGCAAAGGGGCCAACGTGTGGGTGGCGCTGATGAGGAACGATGAGCCTGTGATGTACACATATGACGAGTATAAGAAGGGATTCCTGGATCAGGCGTCGGGGAGCGCAGTGTTGCCTCTACAGCCCGGGGACACCGTGTACCTCCAGCTACCCTCGGACCAGGCCGCAGGACTATACGCTGGCCAATACGTCCACTCATCCTTCTCTGGGTACTTGTTGTACCCTATGTAG